The proteins below come from a single Halomonas binhaiensis genomic window:
- a CDS encoding Rieske (2Fe-2S) protein translates to MPATSGREGCVMSPVANHAWRSYRSAPPSGTRVLKACEINAGESRCVSVESENGRFPLLMVRSSEGKLYSYVNACPHQYLPLDSRGDKVLSQDASLLICTAHQATFQVHSGECISGPSTGEALDPVPVVEDDEGWLLIGE, encoded by the coding sequence ATGCCAGCAACTTCCGGCCGTGAGGGCTGCGTCATGAGTCCGGTGGCGAATCATGCCTGGCGCAGCTACCGCAGTGCACCGCCCTCTGGCACCAGGGTCCTGAAGGCATGCGAGATCAACGCAGGTGAAAGCCGTTGTGTCAGTGTCGAAAGCGAGAATGGCCGTTTCCCGTTGCTCATGGTGCGCAGTAGCGAAGGCAAGCTATACAGCTACGTGAATGCCTGTCCCCATCAATATCTGCCACTGGATAGCCGAGGTGACAAGGTGCTGAGCCAGGATGCCTCCCTGCTGATCTGTACAGCCCATCAGGCGACGTTTCAGGTACATAGCGGCGAATGTATCTCCGGGCCTTCAACAGGTGAAGCTCTGGATCCCGTACCAGTCGTCGAGGATGATGAAGGCTGGTTATTGATCGGGGAATGA
- the maiA gene encoding maleylacetoacetate isomerase, with amino-acid sequence MQLYGYFRSSAAYRVRIVANLKGLELDQLPVNLVKGEQRTNANLARNPQGLVPTLVTDEGHALNQSLAICEYLEERYPTPAILPTDLEGRARVRALAQVIACEIHPLNNLRVLKHLTGELGVSEEAKLAWYRHWVATGFDALEAMLNDGHSGDFCHGNSPTLADACLVPQVFNAERFKCDLSPYPSIQAITERARALPAFAKAAPEAQADAN; translated from the coding sequence ATGCAACTGTACGGCTACTTCCGCTCATCAGCGGCTTATCGCGTACGCATCGTCGCCAACCTCAAGGGGCTGGAGCTTGATCAGCTTCCCGTCAATCTGGTCAAGGGGGAGCAGCGCACGAATGCCAATCTGGCGCGCAACCCCCAAGGCCTGGTGCCAACATTGGTGACAGATGAAGGGCATGCCCTGAACCAGTCGCTGGCGATTTGCGAATACCTGGAAGAGCGCTACCCGACTCCGGCCATCCTGCCGACCGATCTGGAAGGACGCGCCCGAGTGCGGGCCCTGGCCCAGGTCATTGCCTGTGAGATTCACCCACTCAATAACCTGCGGGTGCTCAAGCACCTGACCGGTGAGCTGGGTGTGTCCGAAGAGGCGAAACTGGCTTGGTATCGCCACTGGGTCGCTACCGGCTTCGACGCACTGGAAGCCATGCTGAACGATGGCCATAGTGGAGATTTCTGTCATGGGAACAGCCCGACGCTGGCCGACGCCTGCCTGGTACCTCAAGTGTTCAACGCCGAGCGTTTCAAGTGCGACCTGAGCCCTTACCCTAGCATTCAAGCCATTACCGAACGTGCCCGAGCACTGCCCGCCTTTGCCAAGGCAGCGCCGGAAGCTCAAGCTGACGCCAACTGA
- the hmgA gene encoding homogentisate 1,2-dioxygenase, with translation MPELEYQSGFRNHFASEALPGALPEGQNSPQRCAYGLYAEQLTGSAFTAPRHHNLRSWLYRIRPSVAQSAYRPLNSGGLATSPLVKPAADPNQMRWDPAPLPQAPTDFINGLTTIAVNGDAATQTGCGVHVYACNKSMTERFFYNADGEFLIVPQLGTLLFRTELGTLEAGNGEIVVIPRGIKFQVRLVDGHDSARGYICENYGSPLELPGLGPIGANGLANPRDFLSPVAAYEDLHGNFELVAKFSGRLWTTSLDHSPLDVVAWHGNYAPYKYDLANFNTINTVSFDHPDPSIFTVLTSASDTEGMANVDFVIFPPRWMVAEKTFRPPYFHRNLMSEFMGLIHGEYDAKAEGFTPGGASLHNCMSPHGPDASTFEKASEAKLAPQYQEATLAFMFESRYVFHPTEQALEADFRQRNYVDVWQGLKSHFNPGQR, from the coding sequence ATGCCTGAACTCGAATACCAATCCGGCTTTCGCAATCACTTCGCCAGCGAGGCATTACCCGGAGCTTTGCCTGAGGGACAGAATTCTCCTCAGCGTTGTGCCTACGGCCTTTATGCAGAGCAACTAACAGGGTCGGCCTTCACAGCACCACGCCACCATAATCTGCGCAGTTGGCTGTATCGCATCCGCCCATCCGTAGCCCAAAGCGCCTATCGCCCACTTAACAGCGGCGGACTGGCCACCTCACCACTGGTAAAACCCGCTGCCGACCCTAACCAGATGCGCTGGGATCCTGCTCCGCTACCACAGGCACCTACCGATTTCATCAATGGTCTCACCACGATTGCTGTCAATGGTGATGCCGCTACCCAGACCGGCTGCGGCGTGCATGTCTATGCTTGCAACAAAAGCATGACCGAACGCTTCTTCTACAATGCCGATGGTGAGTTTCTGATCGTGCCACAACTGGGCACGCTGCTCTTCCGTACTGAGTTAGGCACCCTGGAGGCCGGCAATGGCGAGATCGTCGTCATACCGCGCGGCATCAAATTCCAGGTGCGCCTGGTTGACGGTCACGACAGCGCCCGCGGCTATATCTGCGAAAACTATGGCAGCCCCCTGGAATTGCCCGGTCTGGGGCCTATCGGCGCCAACGGTCTGGCCAACCCGCGCGATTTCCTGAGCCCGGTCGCCGCCTATGAAGACCTTCACGGTAACTTCGAACTGGTCGCCAAGTTCTCTGGTCGTCTGTGGACGACCAGCCTCGACCACTCGCCCCTGGATGTCGTCGCCTGGCACGGAAATTACGCGCCTTATAAATACGACCTGGCCAACTTCAATACCATCAACACGGTGAGCTTCGATCACCCGGATCCATCGATCTTCACCGTGCTGACTTCTGCGTCCGACACTGAAGGCATGGCCAACGTCGACTTCGTCATCTTCCCGCCGCGCTGGATGGTGGCCGAAAAGACCTTTCGCCCGCCCTACTTCCATCGCAATCTGATGAGCGAGTTCATGGGGCTGATCCACGGCGAATATGATGCCAAGGCCGAAGGCTTCACCCCCGGAGGTGCCAGCCTGCACAACTGCATGTCACCTCATGGCCCTGATGCCAGCACCTTCGAGAAGGCCAGCGAAGCGAAACTGGCACCACAATATCAAGAGGCTACCCTGGCCTTCATGTTCGAGAGTCGTTATGTCTTCCACCCTACTGAACAGGCACTGGAAGCCGATTTCCGTCAGCGCAATTACGTCGATGTATGGCAGGGCCTGAAGTCCCACTTCAATCCTGGCCAACGTTAA
- the serA gene encoding phosphoglycerate dehydrogenase, with protein MAKTSLDKSKIKILLLEGVHQSAVDNFLNAGYTNIEHIPTSLDEESLIEKIRDVHFIGIRSRTQLNERVFAAAEKLVAVGCFCIGTNQVDLTAALVRGIPVFNAPYSNTRSVAELVLAESIMLLRGIPEKNIVAHQGGWMKNAKNSHEARGKTLGIVGYGSIGSQLSVLAESLGFDVLYYDVVTKLGMGNARQVASMEELLARSDVVSLHVPDLPSTRWLIGEAQIALMKPGAILINAARGSVVVIEALAEAIKEGRLNGAAIDVFPVEPKGNNEEFVSPLRGLNNVILTPHIGGSTLEAQENIGVEVSEKLVTFSDNGTTITSVNFPEVALPAHPDKHRLLHIHDNVPGVLSEINKVLSENDINISGQYLQTNEKVGYVVIDVDKAYGPKALEALREVKHTLRVRVLYSEANYAG; from the coding sequence ATGGCCAAAACGTCCCTGGACAAGAGCAAGATCAAGATCCTGCTGCTCGAGGGCGTCCACCAGAGTGCAGTGGACAATTTTCTCAACGCCGGTTACACCAATATCGAACATATTCCGACGTCACTGGACGAAGAATCACTGATCGAAAAGATCCGTGACGTCCATTTTATCGGCATCCGCTCTCGTACCCAACTCAACGAGCGAGTGTTCGCGGCAGCAGAAAAATTGGTTGCGGTAGGCTGTTTCTGCATCGGCACCAACCAGGTCGACCTGACCGCTGCCCTGGTGCGTGGTATTCCAGTCTTCAATGCGCCTTACTCCAATACCCGTTCGGTAGCCGAGCTGGTATTGGCTGAGTCCATCATGCTGTTGCGTGGCATCCCCGAGAAGAACATCGTTGCCCATCAGGGCGGCTGGATGAAGAATGCCAAGAACAGCCACGAGGCACGAGGCAAGACACTGGGCATCGTCGGCTATGGCAGCATTGGCTCACAGCTCTCCGTGCTGGCTGAATCCCTTGGCTTCGACGTTCTCTATTATGATGTCGTCACCAAGCTGGGCATGGGCAACGCCCGTCAGGTCGCCAGCATGGAAGAGTTGCTGGCTCGCTCCGACGTTGTCAGCCTGCATGTACCTGACCTGCCATCTACCCGCTGGTTGATCGGCGAAGCACAAATCGCTCTGATGAAACCCGGTGCCATTCTGATCAATGCCGCCCGCGGCAGCGTGGTGGTGATCGAAGCACTGGCCGAAGCTATCAAGGAAGGCCGCCTGAATGGCGCTGCCATCGATGTCTTCCCCGTTGAACCCAAGGGTAACAACGAAGAATTCGTCAGCCCTCTGCGCGGCCTGAACAATGTCATTCTGACCCCGCACATTGGCGGCTCCACTCTGGAAGCCCAGGAAAACATCGGCGTCGAAGTCTCCGAAAAGCTGGTCACCTTCTCCGACAATGGAACGACCATCACTTCAGTCAACTTCCCCGAAGTCGCACTGCCGGCGCACCCGGACAAGCATCGCCTGCTGCACATTCACGACAACGTTCCAGGTGTGCTGTCCGAAATCAACAAGGTGCTGTCCGAGAACGACATCAACATCTCCGGCCAGTACCTGCAGACCAACGAAAAGGTCGGCTACGTGGTCATCGATGTGGACAAGGCCTATGGCCCGAAGGCCCTGGAAGCGCTGCGTGAGGTCAAGCACACCCTGCGTGTACGCGTGCTGTATTCCGAAGCCAACTACGCAGGTTAA
- a CDS encoding fumarylacetoacetate hydrolase family protein, with product MKLASLKSGRDGELIIVSRDLSQAVRVPQIATTLQQAIENWDKLAPRLDEVYQALNSGSAEGAFALDQSVLHSPLPRTHHWADGSAYLNHVKLVRQARNAQMPETFWTDPLMYQGGGDRFLAPQDDIEAVSEEHGIDFEGEIAVITDDVPMAVTPEQAAGHIKLIMLVNDVSLRGLIPGELAKGFGFFQAKPASSFSPICVTPDELGDAWKDGRVHLPLTVHLNGEKFGEPEAGPDMIFNFPQLVAHAARTRHLGAGAIIGSGTVSNPDAGGGPGKPIIDGGVGYSCLAEVRMVEQILHGQVKTPFMHFGDRVRIEMFDPNGNSIFGAIDQKVVEYKA from the coding sequence ATGAAGCTCGCATCTCTGAAGAGTGGCCGTGATGGCGAACTCATCATCGTATCTCGCGACCTGAGCCAGGCTGTACGCGTGCCGCAGATCGCGACCACCCTGCAACAGGCCATCGAGAACTGGGACAAGCTGGCGCCGCGCCTGGACGAAGTCTATCAAGCGCTGAACAGCGGCAGTGCCGAAGGGGCCTTTGCTCTCGACCAGAGCGTTCTGCATTCGCCGCTGCCACGCACTCATCACTGGGCCGATGGATCGGCTTACCTCAACCATGTAAAGCTGGTACGCCAGGCACGTAATGCTCAGATGCCGGAAACGTTCTGGACCGACCCTTTGATGTATCAGGGTGGAGGCGATCGCTTTCTGGCTCCCCAGGACGATATCGAAGCTGTCAGCGAGGAACATGGCATCGACTTCGAAGGCGAAATCGCCGTGATCACCGATGACGTGCCCATGGCCGTCACCCCGGAGCAGGCTGCAGGTCACATCAAGCTGATCATGCTGGTCAATGACGTCAGTCTGCGCGGTTTGATCCCTGGCGAGCTGGCCAAGGGCTTCGGCTTCTTCCAGGCCAAGCCTGCCTCCAGCTTTTCTCCTATCTGCGTGACACCGGACGAGCTAGGAGATGCCTGGAAGGACGGTCGCGTGCACCTGCCGCTGACCGTGCATCTCAATGGCGAGAAGTTCGGTGAGCCCGAGGCTGGACCCGACATGATCTTCAACTTCCCGCAACTGGTGGCCCATGCTGCAAGGACTCGCCACCTCGGCGCGGGTGCCATTATCGGCTCCGGTACCGTATCCAACCCGGATGCAGGCGGCGGCCCTGGCAAGCCCATTATCGATGGCGGTGTCGGCTACAGTTGTCTGGCAGAAGTGCGTATGGTCGAACAGATCCTGCATGGTCAGGTGAAAACGCCCTTCATGCACTTTGGCGACCGAGTTCGCATCGAGATGTTTGACCCCAACGGCAACAGCATCTTTGGTGCGATCGACCAGAAAGTGGTCGAGTACAAGGCCTGA
- a CDS encoding 8-oxoguanine deaminase — translation MIQTTASSLDTAQNTLWIRHPLAVSDPEAAGGVVIQGQCIVEAVPQGATPTTPVDQVFDASSHVLLPGLVNTHHHFYQTLTRAYSPALNKELFPWLTTLYDVWANLTEDQLALASELAMVELLMSGCTTVADHHYVFSGALQSAIDIQVETARRLKVRAALTRGSMSVGREDGGLPPQSVVQDEATILAESTRLIDAYHERGEGAMITLALAPCSPFSVSRELMQESARLAEEKDVRLHTHLAETEDETNYCQKLFGMRPLDYLDATGWLTNRTWLAHGIHFNDEEVQRLGQAGTGIAHCPSSNMVLGSGMCRTLELEAAGCPVGLAVDGSASADHSNLAEEMRQALLIGRLRYSPSQVRHQDVIRWATQGSAGCLGRTDIGGLKPGQQADLAMFKLDEARFSGAENPLAALLLCGAHRADRVMVAGQWRVAGGMPLDVDLEVLLARHDAAARELRKQV, via the coding sequence ATGATCCAGACCACTGCATCTTCCCTTGATACCGCCCAGAACACCCTGTGGATCCGCCACCCTCTTGCCGTCAGCGATCCGGAGGCAGCTGGTGGCGTAGTGATTCAGGGCCAATGTATTGTCGAAGCCGTGCCTCAAGGCGCGACGCCAACCACTCCTGTCGATCAGGTCTTTGACGCTTCCTCTCATGTACTGCTGCCAGGCCTGGTCAATACTCATCATCATTTTTACCAGACGCTGACCCGGGCCTATTCGCCGGCGCTCAACAAGGAGCTGTTCCCTTGGCTGACAACGCTATATGACGTCTGGGCCAATCTCACCGAGGATCAATTGGCCCTGGCTAGTGAGCTGGCTATGGTCGAGTTGTTGATGAGTGGCTGCACGACAGTGGCAGACCATCACTATGTATTCTCCGGGGCACTGCAGAGTGCTATCGACATTCAGGTCGAGACAGCCAGAAGACTCAAGGTGCGTGCCGCCCTGACCCGAGGTTCCATGAGTGTTGGCAGAGAAGACGGCGGCCTTCCGCCGCAGTCGGTGGTGCAGGATGAAGCCACCATCCTTGCCGAAAGCACTCGCCTGATCGATGCCTACCATGAGCGTGGTGAAGGCGCCATGATCACCCTGGCCCTGGCTCCCTGCTCACCCTTCTCGGTCAGCCGTGAATTGATGCAGGAAAGTGCTCGCCTGGCCGAAGAGAAGGACGTCCGGCTGCATACCCACCTGGCCGAGACTGAAGACGAGACCAATTACTGTCAGAAACTGTTTGGCATGCGCCCGCTGGATTACCTGGACGCTACTGGCTGGCTAACCAACCGTACCTGGCTGGCACATGGCATTCATTTCAATGACGAGGAAGTGCAGCGCCTGGGCCAGGCTGGTACCGGCATTGCTCACTGCCCATCTTCCAACATGGTGCTCGGCTCCGGCATGTGCCGAACGCTGGAGCTGGAGGCGGCAGGTTGCCCTGTTGGCCTGGCCGTGGATGGTTCAGCCTCCGCCGACCATTCCAACCTGGCCGAGGAAATGCGCCAGGCCCTGTTGATCGGGCGCCTGCGCTACTCACCAAGTCAGGTCCGCCATCAGGATGTGATTCGCTGGGCCACGCAGGGCTCTGCCGGCTGCCTGGGACGCACCGACATTGGTGGTCTCAAGCCCGGACAGCAGGCTGATCTAGCCATGTTCAAGCTGGATGAAGCGCGTTTTTCCGGAGCAGAAAACCCACTGGCGGCCCTGCTGCTATGTGGTGCCCATCGTGCCGATCGAGTGATGGTCGCTGGCCAGTGGCGCGTGGCCGGTGGCATGCCCCTGGATGTCGATCTGGAAGTGTTGCTGGCACGTCACGATGCCGCTGCCCGGGAGCTACGTAAGCAGGTTTGA
- a CDS encoding IclR family transcriptional regulator produces the protein MTEGKRRTAGRPASGKSNAGHSQSLVRGLNLLELLAAHPGGLALSDVAEQADLAPSTTHRLLQALQSQGFITQDEALGLWRIDVKTFRIGNSFLEARDFVGASRPFLRRLTHLTGETANLGVRDGATAVFLAQSESPQMMRMITRLGSRAPLHASGVGKALMAWLPDDELERVLAERGLDQVTPNTLSTPATLRQAMAEIRQHGYACDREEHAIGLHCVAACIHDEHGIPLAAISVSGPVARIPDTRLAGLGELIRETAAEITALLGGRVPDASNFRP, from the coding sequence GTGACGGAAGGCAAACGCAGAACGGCCGGACGCCCGGCATCAGGCAAGTCCAATGCAGGGCACAGTCAATCGCTGGTACGCGGACTCAACCTGCTTGAACTTCTCGCTGCACACCCCGGAGGCCTGGCACTGTCGGATGTCGCTGAACAGGCGGACCTGGCTCCTTCAACGACTCACCGGCTGCTGCAAGCCCTGCAAAGCCAAGGTTTCATCACCCAGGACGAAGCCCTTGGCTTGTGGCGCATCGACGTGAAGACCTTCCGCATAGGCAATAGCTTCCTGGAAGCGCGGGACTTTGTCGGTGCCAGCCGTCCTTTTCTGCGTCGGCTCACCCACCTCACGGGAGAAACCGCCAACCTCGGCGTACGTGATGGTGCAACAGCGGTGTTCCTGGCCCAGAGCGAGTCACCCCAGATGATGCGCATGATCACGCGCCTGGGCTCTCGAGCGCCTCTGCACGCCTCCGGCGTCGGCAAGGCGCTGATGGCCTGGCTGCCTGACGATGAGCTGGAAAGAGTGCTGGCCGAACGCGGCCTCGACCAGGTAACCCCCAATACGCTGAGCACCCCTGCCACCCTGCGCCAGGCCATGGCAGAAATCCGTCAGCATGGTTACGCCTGCGACCGTGAAGAACATGCTATTGGCCTGCACTGTGTTGCTGCCTGCATTCATGATGAACACGGCATTCCACTGGCAGCCATTTCTGTCTCTGGCCCGGTGGCGCGTATCCCCGATACTCGCCTGGCCGGGCTTGGAGAACTGATCCGCGAAACAGCCGCCGAGATCACCGCTCTATTGGGTGGGCGCGTCCCTGATGCCAGCAACTTCCGGCCGTGA
- a CDS encoding exodeoxyribonuclease VII small subunit, producing the protein MAKQDTRQQDADAEPRPRDEEPQDFAASMERLETLVEQLESGELSLEASLEAFERGVVLARDAQRRLNTAELKVRSLTESQDGGMQLTPFSTGEENPVESDGEG; encoded by the coding sequence ATGGCCAAGCAGGACACTCGACAACAGGATGCCGATGCGGAGCCTCGGCCTCGCGATGAAGAGCCTCAGGATTTCGCTGCTTCCATGGAGCGACTCGAGACGCTGGTCGAGCAACTGGAATCTGGAGAGCTGTCCTTGGAAGCTTCTCTCGAGGCCTTTGAGCGCGGTGTGGTTCTGGCTCGCGATGCTCAGCGGCGCCTGAACACAGCAGAACTCAAGGTTCGCAGCCTGACCGAAAGCCAGGATGGCGGCATGCAGTTGACGCCTTTCAGCACCGGTGAGGAAAACCCGGTGGAGAGCGATGGTGAAGGCTGA
- a CDS encoding uracil-xanthine permease family protein, with protein sequence MPTNESTTESAEERRVRSTRDVNAMPPLTRAIPLGLQHVLAMFVGNVTVPIIIAGAADLPPDQTAFMIQAAMFVAGVATLVQSLGLGPIGARLPIVMGTSFGFVPVLIPIAVGMGLPAALGAALCGGIAMALVGLFLPIFRFLFPPVVTGTFVVMLGVLLMPVGLAYWGGGFGAADFGATHNLLLGALVLVVTLGLHQFGRGIWSETAPLIGLVAGYAAASAFGYISFDRIGDASWLSLPVPMYIGLEFHLAAIIPVVLLAIVTCAESIGDIVGTTAGGLDREPTAKELSGGVMADGLASVFAAIFNAFPQISFSQNVGMVALTGVVSRYVVAIGGLFLLLAGLVPKLGAIISSIPNAVLGGAVVIMFGMIASAGIKMLSHIEFNKRNMVIIGVALSMAIGLPAQEGLYAGFSDNVKAIIESGLIPGAIAAIVLNLILPQRDREFRDSV encoded by the coding sequence ATGCCAACTAATGAATCGACCACTGAAAGCGCAGAAGAACGCCGGGTACGCAGTACCCGTGACGTCAATGCCATGCCGCCGCTTACCCGGGCCATTCCTCTTGGTCTGCAGCACGTGCTGGCGATGTTCGTGGGTAACGTCACCGTTCCCATCATCATCGCTGGCGCCGCCGACCTCCCTCCAGACCAAACCGCCTTCATGATTCAAGCGGCCATGTTCGTGGCGGGTGTCGCCACCCTGGTACAGTCCCTTGGGCTTGGCCCCATTGGTGCGCGCCTGCCTATCGTCATGGGCACCAGCTTCGGCTTTGTACCAGTATTGATCCCCATCGCCGTCGGCATGGGCTTGCCCGCTGCACTTGGTGCAGCACTATGCGGCGGCATTGCCATGGCCCTGGTTGGCTTGTTCTTGCCTATCTTCCGCTTCCTGTTCCCCCCGGTGGTCACCGGCACCTTCGTCGTCATGCTCGGTGTTCTGTTGATGCCAGTAGGTCTGGCCTATTGGGGAGGAGGCTTCGGTGCAGCAGACTTCGGAGCGACACATAATCTCCTGCTCGGTGCACTGGTCCTGGTCGTCACCCTTGGCCTGCACCAGTTCGGGCGTGGTATCTGGTCGGAAACCGCACCATTGATTGGTCTGGTTGCTGGCTATGCTGCTGCCAGCGCCTTCGGTTACATCAGCTTCGATCGCATCGGCGATGCCAGTTGGTTATCCCTGCCAGTACCAATGTACATTGGCCTGGAGTTTCACCTTGCCGCCATCATTCCGGTCGTATTGCTGGCCATCGTTACCTGTGCCGAATCCATCGGCGATATCGTCGGTACCACGGCCGGCGGCCTCGACCGAGAGCCTACTGCCAAGGAGCTGTCCGGCGGAGTCATGGCCGATGGCCTGGCCAGCGTGTTCGCCGCTATCTTCAACGCATTTCCCCAGATCAGCTTCAGCCAGAATGTCGGTATGGTGGCCCTGACCGGGGTGGTCAGTCGTTATGTCGTGGCCATTGGCGGCCTCTTCCTGCTACTGGCCGGCCTGGTGCCCAAGCTCGGCGCCATCATTTCCAGCATTCCCAATGCGGTGCTTGGCGGTGCCGTAGTCATCATGTTTGGCATGATTGCCAGTGCTGGCATCAAGATGCTGTCTCATATCGAATTCAACAAGCGCAACATGGTGATCATTGGTGTCGCCTTGTCCATGGCAATTGGCCTGCCAGCGCAAGAAGGGCTTTACGCCGGATTCAGTGACAATGTCAAAGCCATCATCGAGTCTGGCCTGATCCCTGGCGCCATCGCCGCTATCGTCCTCAACCTGATACTGCCCCAGCGTGACCGCGAATTCCGCGATAGCGTCTGA
- a CDS encoding MarR family winged helix-turn-helix transcriptional regulator yields MARKEPSSNAKPELNLEQFLPYRLNSLADRASQALAREYAERHQLNVAQWRVLAWLSYLDELTAKQICQATRMDKARISRAVQSLEDRGLIRRTPSSRDQRVHDLCLTEAGKVLLATLIPEARQWESDLVATLSVGEYRDLLNLMDKLERQLDRLEQADGPRPQDRSDDRIEMSESDNPEE; encoded by the coding sequence ATGGCCAGGAAAGAGCCGTCGTCGAATGCCAAGCCAGAGTTGAATCTGGAGCAGTTTCTACCCTATCGGCTCAACAGCCTGGCCGACCGTGCCAGCCAGGCATTGGCACGGGAGTATGCCGAGCGGCATCAACTCAATGTTGCCCAATGGCGAGTGCTGGCCTGGTTATCTTATCTCGATGAGTTGACGGCTAAGCAGATCTGTCAGGCTACGCGCATGGACAAGGCGCGGATTTCCCGGGCGGTACAGTCATTGGAAGACCGAGGCTTGATTCGTCGGACGCCATCATCACGAGATCAGCGAGTTCATGACCTGTGCCTGACGGAGGCGGGGAAGGTATTGCTGGCCACGCTGATCCCCGAAGCCCGCCAGTGGGAGTCCGATCTGGTGGCCACCCTCAGCGTTGGTGAATATCGCGATTTGCTCAATCTGATGGACAAGCTGGAGCGCCAGCTCGACCGTCTGGAACAGGCAGATGGACCTCGGCCACAGGATCGTTCCGATGATCGGATAGAGATGTCCGAGAGCGATAATCCAGAGGAGTAG
- a CDS encoding DMT family transporter → MPTGLAYLIVVLVWASTPLAIKWSAEAGAPVGSVMLRMGLALAAGALILLLLRRAPRLDRKALTSYAAAVPGVFGAMALSYHASQFLPSGMLSVMFGMAPLISGLILQALPGATRLKRWHWIGCALGVAGLAVVFADSLTLGGHQQLTALIMMLAAVTLFSASGIAVQRVAAGLQPLTQTVGALAMSMPCFLVIWLASGEPLWVPLTHRGLWAVLYLALFGSLIGFLCYYLILSRLHAATVALVTLITPILAMTLGMLLNQESPSLSMLLGAVLILVALGAYLFGDRLAKRSAQRLSSQQDDAPSDGHPIEKH, encoded by the coding sequence ATGCCAACCGGACTGGCTTATCTTATCGTGGTACTGGTATGGGCCTCGACACCGCTCGCCATCAAATGGAGCGCTGAAGCGGGCGCTCCCGTCGGCAGCGTCATGCTGCGCATGGGGCTGGCATTAGCGGCCGGCGCCTTGATTCTTCTGCTGTTACGTCGTGCTCCTCGCCTCGACCGCAAGGCGCTGACCAGCTATGCGGCAGCCGTCCCGGGGGTATTCGGCGCCATGGCGCTGAGCTATCACGCCTCTCAGTTCCTGCCTTCCGGCATGCTCTCGGTGATGTTCGGCATGGCACCACTGATTTCGGGCCTGATTCTTCAGGCACTTCCCGGCGCCACCCGACTCAAGCGTTGGCACTGGATCGGCTGTGCCCTGGGGGTCGCCGGCCTTGCCGTGGTCTTTGCCGATAGCCTGACACTGGGAGGACACCAGCAGTTGACGGCACTGATCATGATGCTCGCAGCAGTGACCCTGTTCAGCGCCAGCGGGATTGCCGTGCAACGTGTCGCCGCGGGCCTGCAACCGCTTACCCAGACAGTGGGAGCGCTGGCCATGTCGATGCCCTGCTTTCTGGTGATATGGCTGGCCAGTGGAGAACCATTGTGGGTACCTCTGACACATCGAGGCCTGTGGGCCGTCCTGTACCTGGCCCTGTTTGGTTCACTGATCGGCTTCCTCTGCTATTACTTGATCCTGTCACGCCTGCATGCCGCCACCGTGGCACTGGTCACACTGATCACACCAATACTGGCCATGACGCTCGGCATGCTGCTGAATCAGGAGTCACCATCACTTTCCATGCTGTTGGGTGCCGTATTGATCCTGGTTGCCCTGGGTGCCTACCTGTTTGGTGATCGACTGGCCAAGCGCTCGGCTCAACGGCTCAGCAGCCAGCAAGACGATGCGCCATCGGATGGACATCCTATAGAGAAGCACTGA